The genomic DNA gggtgtgtgtgtgcgtatgtatgtgtgtatgtatgtgtgtgcgtatgtgtgtgcatgtgtctgagGCGTCCTTAAGCCTTACTGCTCCACTTTGCCAGTCATTGTTTCAGTGGCTCAGTGTGAATGTTAGTTTATGCTCAGTGGTTTACTCTGATGTTGCAGCAGTTTCTCTGTTGAATGAAATAAAGGCAACTTCCACTGTTTTTCAATATGTCGTCCtctggattttcttttctgaatCAACACTTCACATGTAGTCTACTTATACTCTTATGTACAAGTAATacattatgttttctttgtggaGAATGATATAAGTATGATGTATAATGTTTAAATTAGCCAATGGGACTAACGTTAGTTTCATTGTTCCATGAAGTCCACCTTTTGACCGGTTCCGGAAGTAAAtttctcattcattcactccTTTAACGTTTCAGAacattcttttacatttttaagcatAAAACTAAACCAACTACGAGATGAATcgtgacaataaaacatttttatttgtagttaaaaaaaaataaacgacTTTGcaaatggaaaaaggaaaacgtACAAGAGAGAGTACATAGTCATCTTGTGCTGACGGCTGTGATTGGTCGACACAAGCCTGTTTTTCAAATCACGTGATGTTTCCGGAAGTGGACGTGAACCACCGTTGATTGGAGAACTGATCTGCATTGTCATGAAATCCATCTTTTGTGCAGCATCACAACCCCATTTAAAAACGCAGTCCTGCTCGTTTACAGCGACAGAGCCGGCTGACTGTTGTTCTGAACATAACGTCACTGTCGCAGTGAAGAAAGGAGCTAGCTCACGTTAGCTTTAACCTCATGTGCTAACCGTCTCTAcagcctctctcctcctctcctcccggTCACCTCAGCCCCGGTGTCGCTATGTGCGGCCtcctgctgccgctgctgctcgTCGTGCTGTCAGCCTGGTCTGGAGCTGGAGACCCGGCGGGATCCGATCAAGTCGACGGAGCTCCGCCGTCTAAAATCGGCAAGAAAAGCCCCGTGTTAAACATACCCGTGTTAAACATACCTGTGTTAAACATACCCGTGTTAAACATACCTGTGTTAAACATACCTGTGTTAAACATACCCGTGTTAAACGTGTTAAACATACCCGTGTTAAACATGTGTTAAACATACATGTGTTAAACATACATATGTTAAACATACCCGTgttaaacatacaaacatacctGTGTTAAACATGTGTTAAACCCGTGTTAAACATGCCCGTGTTAAACATACCTGTGTGTTAAACATGCCCGTGTTAAACATACCTGTGTGTTAAACATACCTGTGTTAAACATACCTGTGTTAAACATGCCCGTGTTAAACATACCCGTGTTAAACATACCCGTGTTAAACATACCCGtgttaaacatgttaaacatacCTGTGTGTTAAACATACCTGTGTTAAACATACCTGTGTTAAACATGCCCGTGTTAAACATACCTGTGTGTTAAACATACCTGTGTTAAACATACCTGTGTTAAACATGCCCGTGTTAAACATACCTGTGTTAAACATGCCCGTGTTAAACATACGTGTGTTAAACATACATGTGTTAAACATACCCGTGTGTTAAACATACCTGTGTTAAACATACCTGTGTTAAACATATGCAGTTCACTAATGCATACCTATCCATAGAGGGTGTTACATGACTGACAGCTAGAAGCTTTTTCAGTATCAGTACATGTACATTTTgcaactactttttttttttgacaaaggTACAACATTGATTGTGCTGTAATTTAAATtctgatataaaaaagaaaatgtgttggaACAAGCAACATGACATTGGagtaataattattttcattatcttgTCCAGCCAGCAGtctaaaacccaaatatattaaGTGTTTGTACAGTGATATTCAACAGAAAGAAGTCCATTTCCTATTTAagattgtcatttttgtttgtcaaattaTTTGAACAAGCAATCAAAATAGTAGTAGAAAAATTTACTTTGAATTGGTTAATTGTTTCAGCATTAATTGGGACATACCAAGTGGTTAAATAAATCCAAAATGCAGAACAAGAAGTTAACCTATCACAGTCTGTTGCCTGCATCAGTAAAGTTAGGTTGAAGGAGGAGACTCTCATGATTTTGTATTGAATCATATACAGAGCGCTGTTTAAGGTAAACCCTGAAATGGAAATTCCCAGtgggaaataaataatacaagaaAAAGCTGCTCTACATACTTCCCACTACAGCATCACCCCAACAAAGACACCATTGTTTCTCATCTCGACTCTTCTGTCCAGCTGTAGATATGATGAATGACCACTAAAAGCTGCAAAATAACAGGAAACAAATATTGCTTTTTAATCGCTCAGTggtgattattttatattatatattgagtAACATACATGTTATCATGTCTTAAAACTCCCAGATGCCTTACAATACTATAAACAATTCAGAATGATTAATGGTACTTAGTTTTCTTACACATCTCACTTCAAAGCCACATTATGGTTTCAcacttcttctttgtctttggcTATGATCGTCTGTGCTCCAGCGGTGGTCGGGGCGGGGATAGGAGGCAGTGCCACAGCCCATTTCCTGCGGCAGCACTTTGGCCCTGAGGTCCAGATAGACGTGTTTGAGAAGGGGGAGGTCGGAGGCCGTCTTGCCACCGTAACCGTTAATCACAACGACTACGAGTCTGGAGGCTCCATCATTCACTCCCTCAACCTCCACATGCAGGAGTTTGTCAAACAGCTAGGTttgtgtacatacacacacacaacactgaaaGCTTAATAGGAAAAGAATACAATAGGTATATGTGACTGCGTAGCATTCATTTAGCCACTGTTTGCATTTTTCTAGTACTTTTTATCGGAAAGGATGAGTGGTTGCATGTTCAATAGTCACAAGTGAGTTAAAAGAAGAGCTTGGCTTCAAAAACTGTAACAGAGGAGATTCCCAGTGGAACCCGCAAACATCTGTTCAGGTTTACGAGCTAAGAAAATGGGTTTCTTTGTGGAAATGAGTTGCACTTTTTGTAGAATACAGAGATCCCGTGTAACAGCGATGAAGATAAGTATCTCGCTTGATCAGAAACATTGTGTGCCTCCAGCAGATGTAAGCTGAGCAGGAAAAGTGATAATCAGTCAAGACAGATTGATGGTTTGAATTTAATAAGCAGCACTACATATGTGGCTCTCTAACTGGATCCAGTATTTAGTGCCCTGCCAAAATAATCAGACAACATGACTGTTTACATCTTATTATGCTGCATTCAATTTCAAAGTCAAGAAAtgatgagagaaaaatacatttatcaatGTCAAATCACAGTCCGTAAAATATATAGgggaaaacatatatattttaatttgaaaatgttcaaCTTTTTCAAATCCTCAATATTAAATTCCTgcctgtgtgtatctgtgtttgtcCTTTGTGTCATCCTGTGTCTGCCCCTCAAGGTTTAAAGTATCGACGCAGCGTGGCGGGTAAGACAGCAGTGTTTAACGGCGAGGAGGTGATTCTGGAGGAGACAGACTGGTACCTGCTGGACCTGTTCCGACTGTGGTGGCGCTATGGCATCAGCTTCATACGCCTTCAGATGTGGGTGGAGGAAATTATGGAGAAATTCATGAGGTGAGCCAGAAATATTGGTGCCCTGTTTGCTTTGACAAGATGTATCTGTGGTCCCGCTAAACCTTGATCTATGCTCCTTTGTCAAAGCGTCAGACCTTTGTTGTAGATGTCTGACATGCAGGTGGTTGGAGGTGACGCCCTTTCGTTTATACTTGCACAACTTCAACATAATACGTGATTGATCTGCCTGGACTGCTCCACATTTAAACCCATCTGTTTCTTGTAGCCCGAGATATCATAGAGCTGATCTAAAGAGTATTCTTCACCTTTAAATGATGCCAAACTAATTTGCACCGCTGATCCAACAAAGTCAGGTTTAAACCTTCTATTTGCCacaatttttttcattctaTAACAAATTGAATCaagatttttaaaacaattacttcaggtaaagaataaatgaacaatACTGCCTCACAGTGTGGACGTCAATGGGTAAAACCTATGCTGAGCTTTTTATAATTTCCTCAGCCTGCAGCTGTTATCACTGAAAACTCAGTGTGTGACTTTCAGAACATGACATCTGTAAAAGTATGACAACAGAACTGATGTTTTTGATCAGCCAGTACTGTTTCAGATATCAGGGACAGTCAAATATGGCCAAGACAATGAATATTTAGCtgtaattatgttattttggctctgtttctgttttaacatGAACCACACTTAGAAGCACTGTCTCTGTTCATTGACCTCTATTTCCTCCCTCAGGAAGTGATTTATCTCTTGtatcattttgtctttcttgcACTCTCTAAATCAACAACTGTGGACCTGTAtatccctctgtctgtctttgtctttttgttttgtcacagaTTACTGAGATAGGAAGATAGGCTTTCAGATAGGAATGAGGAAATCTGCCCACTGATTTAGTAATTGATTATTATAATTGCTAGTTAACCATTTGTCCCATGTATATTACAGGATCTACAAGTACCAGGCCCACGGCCATGCCTTCAGCTCGGTGGAGGAACTATTGGACTCTCTTGGGGGGAGTGGCTTCATCAACATGACCCGGAGGCCGCTCTCTGATTCGCTACTGGAGCTGGGTGTGTCGCAGCGTTTCATCGATGAGGTCATCGAGCCTGTCATGAGGGTCAACTACGGACAGAACGTCAGCATCCCTGCCTTTGTAGGTCAGATGAGTGTGAAGAAATGagcagtagaagaagaggagggagcgAGGTGGGGTTAGTGAGTAGAAAAGAGATGGGAAAGAGGAAGGCTGCAGTGCTGAGATAAGGGCTGATGTATgtaaggagagaggaaagggagggaaagaaaagagatgtAGGAGATGTGGAAGGGAGGAGCGGGAGTCAAAAATagaagagagggaagaaaggtGAGAGGAAGGGGTGACCTATGGGAGCAAGAGAACAGGAAAATGTGTGAGCAGCTGGTAATTGGTTTAAAGCACTTGGCCCTGCCTGTTgtcagagtgtttgtgtgtgttacaggCGCTGTGTCTTTAGCTGGTGCCCAGAACAACCTGTGGGCGGTGGAAGGAGGCAACAAGCTGGTATGTTCTGGCCTGCTGAAGATGGCCAACGCTAACCTACTGCAAGCACAAGTCAGCTCCATCTCGCCTGTCTACTCAGGTACCGTCCACAGGAGCAGAATATTAGCCACTAGTAACCTGGGGCAAAACTAAACACCAAACATGTTTCCGGTGTTGTGTTCTGGTATAAACGTCATTAAAAGTGTCACTACTGGTGCAGACACAAGTATGGAAGTAAAGAAAGGCCACGATCATTTGAGTTTTACAGCAACTGAATACCTGATTATTAATTTTAACTACTACTTTACTTAATGGAGAAAGTTAGACAccactgaaatgaaaatatttttctttgaaaaccATCTACAGTATCTGAATTTATTTGGTTTGCAACCTTCTCTTTGAAATCTTTTTCAGAAAGGTAATTTCTAAgaaagaaacctttttttcctgtcatAATAATGCATATTCATCACTGCAGTGTGAGAACACTTGCCTGTTGGCACAAACATCTTCAGACATGAGAAATGTGCTGAATGTTTCTAGATCATATCTGCCAGTTGATGCTAGCACTATATGGATTTTTTTCAGACGATATGATAATTACCTGCTCCTCATTGCCTTCAGCGATCACATAACCaatcatattacatttttgtatttttattattcataaccTGTAGTTTATGCACACCTGAGGGTGAGGAATGCAAAGAGGTAGTGAGCAAAGATGGATGATTTAATGTTCCATACCTCTGACTTCACCAAATCTAACTGACATCACTGTTGTCAACACAACATATTGCAATCATGTTGTCTTCCACTGAAACATCCACACCAGCAATGACCCCTTTTGCTTTCCAGTcagtgtgctgtgtttgttctAGTTCTCCGAGTGTGGAGATGCTATGCTTGCTAACGGATCAGTATGTAGTATTTTGCAGCATCTAGCGGTGAGGttacagattgcaaccaactgaaactttaCCTGCATGCCGAGAAAGTAGGAGAACTACTGCAGTCCATGTGAAAACGCCCTATTTATGGCCACTGTTTTGTTAGTCCGTTGTGGGctcctgtagaaacatggcagccgGCTCAGTAGATATAAACgactcattctaaggtaacaaaaacaacaattcttAATTACAGTTGAAAACATACTTGTTAAAATGATATTCcctttctgccaatagatcccctaaatgttacacactgttcttTTAAGTCAATTAAAGCAGTATGGTTTCGTATTATCAGCTCTAATTTATCGGCTAAAATGTTTCTATCGGAattatacataaatgtatacTTTAGCTATTATTGGCTGCTAATTTTCGGGCCTAATATATAGTGCATCCCTAGCAGATACCAGTGGAGTGATTTAGATCAATTTGTATCTGAATCATGTAGTACAGTGTTGacattgattgtgtgtgttttcctgacaGGGGAGGTTCCCCAGTACGAGCTGAGCTTCACCACAGCATCAGAGACGGGAGCAGAACTGTATGACATTGTGGTGTTGGCGACGCCGCTCCAGGCCAGTGTCAGGTCAGGGGTCCGGTTCCAAGGTTTCACCCCTCCCTTTGAGGAGCTCCCCGGCGACTATCACAGCACTGTAGCAACCATCGTCCATGGTTACCTCAACACCACTTTCTTTGGTTTCCCGGACCCTCGCCTTTTTCCCTTCGCCAGCGTCTTGACAACTGAGACGCTCGATCTGTTTTTCAACAGCGTGACAAGTGTTTGTCCCGTCAACATCTCCACTGGCTTCCGGCGTAAGCAGCCCCAAGAGGCAGGAGTCTACAAAGTGTTCTCACCACAACCTCTGGACAAGACTCAGCTCAAAACACTGTTCAGGTCAGCTGCTTCCTCCCTGGTAAAGTACTCATGGTATTAACCAGGGCCGCAActaactattattttcattactgcAAAATTTTGCAATTATCTTCTCGATTAGTCATTGGGTTAGAGAATTGTGAAAAATGCCATCATAATTTCCCAAAGTTGACGTATCTATTTTGCTGGTTTTGTTTGACCATCTGTTCGAAtcccaaatatattcaattaacTATCATAACAGACTGACAAATATTCCCAATTCGGGATGTTGGTCAAATTTTGGGAATTTTTGTTAAGAAAATTTTATCAAACAACATTATCAAAATTATTGCagattcattttgtaaaaaaaattcaaatgtaatgtaaaacattgtCATGTTCACCAGCTTAGTTTAGtgtgtaagcatgctaacatttgcttattagcacAAACCagaaagtacagctgaggctgatgggaatggcATTAGTTTTGCTGGTATTTGTTcattaacaaagtaaaaatattgaCCTGATGATAGTGCTACATGAAAAGTTTTGGTCTCACAACTCATCTTGAGGGGACCATGACTGTTTGtatcaaatttcatggcaatccaaaTATTTGTaaagatatttcactaaaaaacaaacactacaaCCTCATGGTAGCACTAGAGGAAAATTAAGGGTATCACCAAAGTTAGtgagattcatcctctggggaccatgagtTGTGCGCAACACTTCAGTGCAATCTATCAGaaagatgttgagatatttcagtctggaccaaagtggtggacagacCCACATTGCCATCTAAAGAGTACGGCGCTAGTGTAGCTAAAAAGCTGAAGTTTACTCATTTGTCAACGgccttgtaaaaaaataatggcAATGCCCTATCACAACGAGATCTTATTAATAATCAGAGtaacacattttcttctttactgTATCTCTCAATCTCTACTATACCTCTCAATCTCAGGTCATACTACTCCGTGCAGGTGACAGAGTGGCAGGCCTACCCTTGTTACGGCAGCAGTCAGGGACTGCCGCCTGTGGAGCTCCACCCAAATCTCTACTACCTCAATGGCATTGAGTTGGCTGGCAGCGCGATGGAGATGAGCTCAGTAGCGGCCAAGAACATCGCTCTGCTGGCTTACCACCGCTGGAACCGACAGACGGACATGGTGGACCAGAAAGATCTAATGCACAGGATCAAGACTGAGCTATGACCTGGTAAACTGAAAACCTTATAGCATCACAAAGCCGATGTATTAAGGTGCTAAATTTTACATTTCGACTGAAGTCTCTAGTGGCCAAGTATATTGAGACACATCCAAAAATACAACATACATTTAATTGACTGAATCAATGATAAATTAATTGAACATAATCTGACCCTGCCATTCTAAAGAAACTTaaacatacaaaagaaaaacaagtcaagTCGAGTTTAAAATTCACTAAAGACAACCGTGGTCCTGCGCTACCTTTCAAAGATTGCTTTGTTTTCTATGTGAGAGACATTGCACATATGAGACAGTACTGGTTGAGGATTGATGCTAATGCTAGATAGTGGTTTTATCCAAAAATTCAGCTGCTTGAAGCTTTTCTTTGCCAGGAAATAATGAAACCAAGCAACCGCCGCACTTTATCTCAGTCGGACGTGAATGGACTCTTGAGAGCTTGTTTTATGAGTTGCCGCTGGTGCGAGTGAACACCAGTTAATATGGGTATTAGTTTAAGGTCACTGGTGATGCTCTGTGTAAATAAACATTGCTGTGGtcaaatttaagaaaaacactCTTGGAATCAAGATTGAGAGCATGAATGAGATTCTTATAAATGGCTGCTTTCTGTCTGCGCTGCAACAGCTATGAGATATGAGACAGATCAGTGTTTTAACTGTCATATAATCAAAAACAACTGCAGCTCTGCTATTACTGTCTATACATTGTACGACTGTTAATGGATAGGCTGCTGGCCCAAATCTATAAATAGATTTctgtaggattttttttaaattaatgaaataattattcaGTGACTCATGGCAGGGGCCACTGGTTCTATTCTATGTTGCCCCTTTCATCAGACTGTTTCATTATCTTCccttcctgctgcttttgttgcATAATACAGTGGAAAGAATTTTTTTCAGGGAACAGAGCCAACAAGCTTTCACACTGGACCGCATGAAAGCAGAGGACCGATCAGTGGAGCTGCTGGTGGTAATGATGACACTTTCACCCCGTTTTCTCTCAAGCCCTATAGCTTTATTGAGATCCTACATATAATAGTCGctgttatctttaaaaaaaacatttgaagataCAGTTGGACATTCGCTTTCAGAAATggcaagtgcaaaaaaagttgGCGTGATATGAAAACCCTGACTGTTGATTACCTTCATAAGACTGagaattgcttgttttgttcatttagaATTGAAAAACTGTGGATTTAGACTGAAGTGGATTTCTGGACTTGGAAAACCTTATTTAACTGTTGTCAACAGAAAACTTTGTTATTCGAAAGGGCTTTAGTTGACAGATAATGTGATCATGTTCTGTGATGAGAAAACGCCACAACCCTGTAATCTGATGGAATTGTGTCAAAACTCTACAATGGCGTCAGAAATCATGTTGGTCGATCTGTTATGAAGACTAatgaaattatcttttttttttttttttttttatttcactccgCAACAGCTTTTGTACATAGAAGAGTCAAATATTTGTTGCAACAGTACCTTTTATTATATGCTGTAAAACGAATGGACACAATGAGTATTATAGAACCATTTTGTGGATTAACCATAGGgattgacaaaacaatctcaatTCAAGGTCCATTTACTGGGCTTTTGAAGAGCTTTCAACATCATCTAAGAATCCACATGGACTGACAgactgagcaaactccatccacTGATGAAGGTTGTGAGATGTGATTTTAAAGTGAAGACAAAGTGAGTATGGAGACCTTGAGTCAAGGTTATTATGTCAAACAACAGATCTGTGTGACTGTTCACACCTAACCACTATTGCTTtacaaatataactttttgcTAAATATAGCATGTATCAACATATTTCATCTGCCCgataaacaaaataatgcaaCTGTTTTTAATCAATGAAGTGCACTATTTTGAGTGTTGATTAAATTAAGtttggatggattgctatgaattcttttcttctttttttttaaatactgaaaaCTCACTCTGATTTATTGTGCGCATTCAGGTTTTATTCAATGTCTAGTAATAATTGCGCAGAAGAAGATTGATTTGTTGAAAAACTACCATTGAGCACTGAACAAAATCTCTTTTCTTGCTAAATTTCACTCTGCCGGTGTTTGAGTTATTTAAAGTTGAACTGTCTTACTTGAatgggaataaaaaagaaagttataAAAGAGATATGTCACAACAGGAGGTCTACCGATGGTGGTTGAGTGTTTGCAAATTCTTACCACGTTTATTCCAGTGGATAGTTTTAAATTGTTggtttaaagatttaaaaatcaGATTCATGCGGTTAAATGGACGACATGCCGCCGCTGTGTGTCACTGTGAGGGGAGTTTTCATACTGGGCTCTAATTATGAGATCCTAAAGCTGCCTAATTGACCCactaaattatatatttcagCCTTTATGTCCTGAAATTGAAGAAGTGGCCATATATCTCAAGAAAGTCATTTGAGATCCTGTCACTGTCCTTTAGATCACTAATTATTTCATGTCAAAGATGCCAAAATTAAGTTTATTGGACCATCATGGACCCACACCTGCTAAGCTGTGTGACAGACTTCTGCTCTTCGTGAAGAAAGATTGATTCCTCATCTAATGATTTAAATGCTAAGGAAAATTACTGTATTTTCCAGCTGACCTCTTGTTAAGTGTTTGAAGATGAGCCATTTGAGGATGACGCAGTGTACTGTATTAATTATCAAGAATGTAAAACTTTCAAGGAAGTGAAAAGCATCAATAGGCAAACAACAAAGCTTATCCTCTTCTCCCCAGTAGTCTGTTTATTATGATGTTGTGTATAATGGGGCCTGTGTCTCGTCCTCTTTGGCTTCCCAGCAGAAATGGCACAATCACAATGCTGATAATAGAATGAAAAGGGAACATTCGAAACAAATAATCTCAAGACTCAgacatttgattaaatatgCTGCAACATGGGTCCCTTATGCttataaatgtctgttaagtcactatCGCTGAAAGAGGTGACACTGTGTTGATTGAGCCTATAGCAGAATGATGACGTATTACAACATACACTtaaatatatacttatatatttgCAGAAATTAAAACTGGTTGTCCATGATGACATTCCCGGACAAATAATGCTGTTCTACAGTTGTTCTCTGTTGTATAAGCACAACAAATGGATCCCACACAATTTTGCACACTATTAAAAACAAGACGGCAGACTGCTAAACTCAAACAAAATTCCATTGTTTACACTCAAATATAGTTCctaaatcaaccaggactgaaatatCTAGGATGCCACTTTAAATCCTTCTACTGTATGTTGATGAGCCATCAGTCACCTCAGTCAAACTGCAGCAGTGGTAtccagatattttacttaaataaaagaagCATTACCATCATGTTAAAAAACCTATTACAAGTTTAAAATACTGCATAActattgctgaagaaaaagtaCCAAagtattattatcaaaatatgcttaaagtaccaaaagtagcTTAACCTATACAATGTATTcgctatttttcattttgtattaataatctaaatctgcacTTAAATAGTTACTAAATGTAGTtaagtaaaaactacaatatttgcCTCCGAAATGTAGCGGAGAAGAAGTATTGAGTAGCATTAATTGAAAATACttgagtaaagtacaagtacctcactggGGATTGATCCATTGCATAcataaacaatcaataaaacggtacaaaaaatagtttatttaagtTTAGTTCATTTTCCTGATctgtttattacaaaataaacac from Anoplopoma fimbria isolate UVic2021 breed Golden Eagle Sablefish chromosome 24, Afim_UVic_2022, whole genome shotgun sequence includes the following:
- the LOC129113730 gene encoding prenylcysteine oxidase-like, yielding MCGLLLPLLLVVLSAWSGAGDPAGSDQVDGAPPSKIAVVGAGIGGSATAHFLRQHFGPEVQIDVFEKGEVGGRLATVTVNHNDYESGGSIIHSLNLHMQEFVKQLGLKYRRSVAGKTAVFNGEEVILEETDWYLLDLFRLWWRYGISFIRLQMWVEEIMEKFMRIYKYQAHGHAFSSVEELLDSLGGSGFINMTRRPLSDSLLELGVSQRFIDEVIEPVMRVNYGQNVSIPAFVGAVSLAGAQNNLWAVEGGNKLVCSGLLKMANANLLQAQVSSISPVYSGEVPQYELSFTTASETGAELYDIVVLATPLQASVRSGVRFQGFTPPFEELPGDYHSTVATIVHGYLNTTFFGFPDPRLFPFASVLTTETLDLFFNSVTSVCPVNISTGFRRKQPQEAGVYKVFSPQPLDKTQLKTLFRSYYSVQVTEWQAYPCYGSSQGLPPVELHPNLYYLNGIELAGSAMEMSSVAAKNIALLAYHRWNRQTDMVDQKDLMHRIKTEL